From a single Sebastes umbrosus isolate fSebUmb1 chromosome 17, fSebUmb1.pri, whole genome shotgun sequence genomic region:
- the fnip1 gene encoding folliculin-interacting protein 1 isoform X2, translating to MPPTLFQKLFNKRNAFSSPPPRCSKEHPAFSWPIPQLEPSQIRLIVYQDCERRGRNVLFDSNAKKRGTEETPITSTEGQAKMFGKCCQLRPTGGSSSSLDSSSSCTSETKETKEQGIRFQGSRCSSDVVMLGEMMFGSVAMSYKGSTLKIHQIRSPPQLMLSKVFTARTGGSVYGSLNTLQDSLEFIGQDGNTLRPDQNTGPNSLLGNIGFSQLCSPRRAFSEQGPLRLIKSASFFSGHSHPMDMPGRGLHDERDSGIARSASLSSLLITPFPSPGSSLTSSCASSYQRRWLRSQTTSLENGVFPRWSVEESFNMSDESGGPNLGVARKKKIAIGVIFMLSPNPEENIRFQDFFFSHFPLFESHMNKLKSAIEQAMKMSRRSADASQRALAYSRMVDGLNEFRMTICDLYTMPRVAEPVWLTMMSGASEKNQLCGHFMRELSLLMEQASKNQFLPALLTAILTNHLAWVPTVMPNGQPPIKIFLEKHSSKSVDMLAKTHPYNPLWAQLGDLYGSIGSPVRLSRTVVVGRRQELVQRLLYVLTYFIRCSELLETHMLDSAEDEAIVIPGSLITTSLRKGEVEESDYVLVTVHKPSGDYLSQGAHGRQMEAEDSNYPSDNSLQSSTYTDTEVECGAGDTPKEEDEEEEEEEEDSSESQGSRSSVLQTGHSQGDNPVIRTTEAVEPVELRRESSSPLATEARLETVLRVGSASPREQVCVLDTETKGDLKLIVPSIPTTLSSSPSPTPATTEGNDSGAEAGMDAGTGNQPTRVPAPRPLVIPLEKKPPDKNQAAAVSVPVISGNTATGPMSLTLTEEDEPATKVTFLIGDSLSPESDTESRRRKVEEEFKKHKKHLLMQQLQQQQHHHHGQHHQQQPQQPQRGADSKTSSTSAPEDQTKQTKAAPALQRVSSKMPQWSPKCMDDFDEYFSVDNPVETRTIDDVAKRQEGSTTDSMHKDLLDPSGVPRSGDLGGHSFQGAVRSQGLGLCLGPGSGEVGSGRKGDTLLDVQRRCRCGSTDSSETCCCRGCSAEQDTGLLLSVPVPQDGSSNSKEDQKLKTVPLNDWEMPRNESSDSALGDSESEETEDWQEEVQVPFPGSKLVENYSKPSIANFGRSLFGGYCPTYVPDFVLHGLPSDEKLRQCLMAELSHAVQHPVLDEPIAEAVCIIADTDKWTVQVASSQRRATDVNKLGKEVLVSGLVSNLLQSTQQLYKLNLSPNFCIMHLEDRLQEIYFKSKMLAEYLKGQTRVHVKELGMVLGIESSDLPLLAAVASTHSPYVAQILL from the exons CTGGCCGATCCCCCAGCTGGAGCCCAGTCAGATCCGGCTGATAGTGTACCAGGACTGCGAGAGGCGCGGCAGAAATGTCCTCTTCGACTCCAATGCCAAAAAGAGGGGCACGGAGGAAACTCCCATCACC AGCACCGAGGGCCAGGCGAAGATGTTCGGGAAATGCTGCCAGCTCCGTCCGactggaggcagcagcagctccctggacagctcctcctcctgcacctcGGAAACCAAGGAAACTAAGGAGCAGGGCATCCGCTTCCAG GGTTCGAGGTGTTCGTCCGATGTGGTAATGCTGGGGGAAATGATGTTTGGCTCTGTGGCTATGAGCTACAAAGGTTCCACGCTAAAAATCCACCAGATCAG GTCGCCGCCTCAGCTGATGCTGAGTAAGGTGTTCACCGCCAGGACGGGAGGCAGTGTGTACGGCAGCCTCAACAC GTTACAGGACAGCCTAGAGTTCATTGGACAGGACGGCAACACGCTAAGGCCCGATCAAAACACCGGGCCCAACAGTCTCCTGGGGAATATAG GATTTTCTCAGCTCTGCAGCCCTCGACGGGCCTTCTCTGAACAGGGCCCTCTGCGCCTCATCAAGAGCGCATCTTTCTTTTCAG GCCACAGTCACCCCATGGACATGCCAGGCCGAGGGCTTCACGACGAGAGGGACAGCGGCATCGCCCGGTCAG cTTCTCTCAGCAGCCTGTTGATCACTCCCTTCCCGTCTCCTGGCTCCTCCCTGACCAGCAGCTGTGCGTCCAGTTACCAGCGCCGATGGCTCCGCAGCCAAACCACCAGCCTGGAAAACGGCGTCTTCCCCCGATG GTCAGTCGAGGAGAGCTTCAACATGTCTGACGAAAGCGGCGGACCAAACCTCGGCGTGGCTCGGAAGAAGAAGATTGCCATCGGGGTCATCTTCATGCTGTCCCCCAACCCTGAGGAGAACATCCGCTTCCAGGACTTCTTTTTCTCCCACTTCCCTCTCTTTGAAAGCCACATGAACAAACTCAAGAGCGCCATCGAACAG GCCATGAAGATGAGTCGGCGGTCAGCTGATGCCAGTCAGAGGGCCTTGGCTTACAGCCGAATGGTGGACGGACTCAACGAGTTCAG GATGACCATCTGCGACCTCTACACCATGCCCCGCGTGGCTGAGCCCGTCTGGTTGACCATGATGTCCGGGGCGTCGGAGAAGAACCAGCTCTGCGGACACTTCATGAGGGAGCTCTCCCTGCTGATGGAGCAGGCCTCCAAGAACCA ATTCCTCCCCGCGTTATTGACAGCCATCCTGACCAATCACCTGGCCTGGGTGCCCACCGTCATGCCCAATGGGCAGCCTCCAATCAAGATCTTCCTCGAGAAACACTCCTCCAAGAGCGTCGACATGCTGGCAAAGACGCACCCCTACAACCCGCTCTGGGCACAGCTAG GAGACCTGTACGGGTCCATTGGGTCACCGGTGCGGCTGTCGAGGACCGTGGTGGTGGGCCGCAGACAGGAGCTTGTCCAGAGACTCCTCTACGTCCTCACCTACTTCATCCGCTGCTCCGAGCTGCTGGAGACCCACATGCTGGACAGCGCTGAGGATGAGGCCATCGTCATACCCGGCTCCCTCATCACCACCTCCCTGAGGaaaggagaggtggaggagtcGGACTATGTCCTGGTTACCGTCCATAAACCCAGCGGGGACTACTTGTCCCAAGGGGCCCACGGCCGGCAGATGGAGGCAGAGGACAGCAACTACCCTTCAGACAACAGCCTGCAAAGCAGCACGTACACAGACACAGAGGTGGAGTGTGGCGCCGGGGACACACccaaggaggaagatgaggaggaggaagaggaggaggaagacagtAGTGAGAGTCAAGGGTCCAGGAGCAGTGTGCTTCAGACAGGACACAGCCAGGGTGACAACCCTGTTATCAGGACTACAGAAGCAGTTGAACCCGTGGAGTTGCGCAGGGAGTCCAGCAGCCCGCTGGCCACAGAGGCCCGTCTGGAGACGGTGCTGCGCGTTGGCTCGGCATCCCCCAGGGAGCAGGTCTGTGTGCTGGATACAGAGACCAAGGGAGACCTGAAACTTATTGTCCCATCCATACCCACAACCCTTTCTTCAAGTCCATCCCCAACTCCTGCCACCACAGAGGGTAATGACTCAGGGGCAGAGGCTGGGATGGACGCAGGCACGGGGAACCAGCCCACCAGAGTGCCGGCTCCTCGGCCCTTGGTGATCCCTCTGGAGAAGAAGCCCCCAGATAAGAACCAGGCTGCTGCGGTGTCGGTACCAGTGATATCCGGAAACACAGCGACAGGGCCCATGTCTTTGACTCTAACAGAAGAGGACGAGCCGGCCACAAAAGTCACTTTCCTCATCGGGGACTCTTTGTCTCCGGAGTCGGACACAGAGAGCCGCaggaggaaggtggaggaggaattCAAAAAGCACAAGAAACACCTGCtgatgcagcagctgcagcaacaacagcatcaTCATCACGGGCAGCATCATCAACAGCAACCGCAGCAGCCGCAGAGAGGAGCAGATTCAAAGACCAGCAGCACCAGTGCACCAGAGGACCAAACCAAACAGACCAAGGCGGCTCCGGCCCTGCAGCGGGTGTCCAGTAAGATGCCCCAGTGGAGCCCAAAGTGTATGGATGATTTTGATGAGTATTTCAGCGTGGACAACCCTGTGGAGACTAGGACTATAGACGATGTGGCCAAACGGCAGGAGGGCAGCACCACAGACAGTATGCACAAAGACTTGCTGGACCCCTCGGGAGTCCCTCGGTCTGGTGACTTGGGGGGTCACAGCTTTCAGGGTGCAGTCAGAAGTCAGGGTTTGGGTCTCTGTTTAGGTCCAGGTAGTGGAGAGGTAGGGTCCGGCAGGAAGGGAGACACTTTGTTGGATGTCCAGAGGAGGTGCAGGTGCGGGTCTACAGATTCCTCCGAAACCTGCTGCTGCAGGGGATGTTCTGCTGAGCAGGACACGGGTCTTCTGTTGTCGGTCCCCGTCCCACAGGACggaagcagcaacagcaaaGAGGACCAAAAGCTTAAGACAGTACCTCTCAATGACTGGGAGATGCCGCGCAACGAGAGCTCAGACAGCGCGCTGGGGGACAGCGAGAGCGAGGAGACCGAGGACTGGCAGGAGGAAGTGCAGGTGCCCTTCCCAGG GTCGAAGTTGGTGGAGAACTACTCGAAGCCAAGCATTGCCAATTTTGGCCGGTCTCTGTTTGGAGGCTACTGCCCCACCTACGTGCCAGACTTTGTACTACATGGGTTGCCCAGCGACGAGAAGCTGCGGCAGTGCCTCATGGCTGAATTATCCCATGCTGTTCAG CATCCAGTATTGGATGAGCCCATAGCGGAGGCTGTCTGCATTATAGCAGACACAGACAAGTGGACGGTGCAGGTGGCCAGCAGTCAGAGACGAGCCACGGACGTCAACAAGCTGGGGAAGGAAGTCCTGGTGTCCGGCCTGGTCTCCAACTTATTGCAGTCCACTCAGCAGCTCTACAAGCTCAACCTCTCACCCAACTTT TGTATAATGCACCTTGAGGACCGCCTGCAGGAAATCTACTTTAAGAGTAAGATGCTTGCTGAGTATTTGAAGGGCCAGACGAGAGTCCACGTGAAAGAACTGGGCATGGTTTTAGG AATCGAGTCCAGCGACCTCCCCCTGTTGGCTGCAGTGGCCAGCACTCACTCCCCCTATGTGGCCCAGATCCTCCTATGA